ATTGATTAGTCATTATTGGTATCAATCAGATGGGCAAATAATGTATATTTTATCTATTACATTGTCAGCAGTAGAAGCTAGTATTAGTTTAATATTATTATTACAATGTTATTGGAAAAATAATAGAATTCTACATGTTGAAAAATTAAGTGAGATACATAATGAATAGTATTTCGTTAATAATTACATTTCCTATAGTTAGTTTTATTATTTTATCTTTTTTTAAAAACTTTTTATCACGACAATTGACTATTATTATAGGTGTTGGTTCTATTTTTTTCTCTATGTTAATAGTTTTTTTTATATGGATATTTTTTTTTGTAAATGAAAATTGTATTTTTTTTAATAATTTATGGGTTTGGTGGCATGTAAATAATATTAAAGTTGATGTTTGTTTAATATTAGATATGTTATCTTTATCTTTTGTAACTATGATTGTTTGTATTGCATTTTTAATTTATATATTTTCCATTTGGTACATGAAACATCAAAAAGGTAATAAAAAGTTTTTTGCTCTTATGAATTTATTTGTAGCAAATATGTTATTATTAGTTTTATCGGATAATTTTCTTTTGATGTATGTAGGATGGGAAGGTGTTAGTATTTGCTCATATTTATTAATTAATTTTTATTTTTTTAAAAAAAAAGTTGTATTTTCTGCAATTAAATCTCTTATTATGACAAGAATAGGAGATTTAT
This portion of the Buchnera aphidicola (Stegophylla sp.) genome encodes:
- the nuoK gene encoding NADH-quinone oxidoreductase subunit NuoK — translated: MISLFDALLFAFIIFFIGLTSLMIFRNLLFMLISLEIMMNAIVLSFVLISHYWYQSDGQIMYILSITLSAVEASISLILLLQCYWKNNRILHVEKLSEIHNE